Sequence from the Nocardia cyriacigeorgica GUH-2 genome:
CCGGCCTGGCCGCCGCCCAGCAGCTGACCCGCGCCGGTCACACCGTGACCGTGTTCGAGCGGGCCGACCGCATCGGTGGTCTGCTGCGCTACGGCATCCCGGAATTCAAGATGGAGAAGCGCTTCATCGACCGCCGCCTGGCGCAGATGGAAGCCGAAGGCACCATCTTCAAGACCGGGGTGAATGTCGGTGTCGACATCACCGCCGACGAACTGCGCGAGCGGTTCGACGCGATCGTGCTGGCCGGCGGCGCCACCCAGGCCCGTGACCTGCCGATCCCCGGCCGTGAACTCGACGGCATCCACCAGGCGATGGAGTTCCTGCCCTGGGCCAACCGGGTACAGCACGGCGATCCGGTCACCGACGCCGAAGGCCTGCCGCCGATCCACGCGCGCGGCAAGAAGGTCGTCATCATCGGCGGTGGCGACACCGGCGCCGACTGCCTCGGCACCTCGCACCGTCAGGGCGCCGAAAGCGTGCACCAGTTCGAGATCATGCCGCGTCCGCCGGAGGAGCGCGCCAGCTCCACCCCGTGGCCGACCTACCCGCTCATGTACCGGGTGTCCTCGGCGCACGAAGAGGGCGGCGAGCGGGTGTTCTCGGTGAACACCGAACGTTTCGTCGGCAAGAACGGCAAGGTCACCGGCCTCGAGGCGCATGAGGTCAAGATGGTCAACGGCCGTTTCGAGAAGGTCGAAGGCACCGACTTCACCCTCGAAGCCGACCTGGTGCTGCTGGCCATGGGCTTCGTCGGCCCCGAGAAGCCGGGCCTGCTCACCGACCTCGGCGTCGGCTACGACCAGCGCGGCAACGTCCAGCGCGACAAGAACTGGGCCACCAACATCCCCGGCGTCTACGTCGCCGGCGATATGGGCCGCGGCCAGTCGCTGATCGTGTGGGCCATCGCCGAAGGCCGCGCCGCCGCGTCCGCGGTGGACAAGTTCCTGGAGGGGGAGACCGCCCTCCCGGCGCCCATCACCCCGACGATGGTCGCCCAGCGCTGAGCTGATCAACCCGAAAGGCGTTGCACCGGAGCTATTCCGGTGCAACGCCTTTTGTCGTATCTGTACATCGTTGCCAGCACGATGTGCTCGCCCGCACACTGTTCGCCATGTCCATGTCGATCCAGATCTACGACGTTCCGGAGCCGGTCTACGACGCGATCGCCGCGCGTGCGGCCGCCCGCGGCCAGTCGATGCAGGACTACTTGCGAGCATTGCTAGAGCGCGAATTCCGCGCGCGCCGAAACGACGATGCATGGGAGACGATGACCGGCCACCGCAGCCTTGGCGTCGATGCGCACGAGATAACCGCGCAGATCCGTGCCGGGCGCGACAGCGCCGAGTAGCCCTCCTTGGAAGCGCAAAGGGTGCGCAGGCGACTTCCGCCTGCGCACCCCTTTATGGTGCTACCTGCTCAGATCAGGGCTGGCCGGTGGCGAAGGCGATCAGCGCGTCCAGGAACGGCTGGCCACCCATCACGTATCCGCCGATCACCGCACCCGCCGGAATGGTGATGATCCACAGGAACGGGACGAAGCAGCCGATCAGAGCGCCGATGGCGATGCCGGGCAGGTTCTTGTTGACCTGCTCCATGAGCCGGTCGTAGGAGCTGATGTCCTTCAGCTCCGCGACGTCCTTCAGCTTCGCGCTGTCCTCGGGCGTCATCGTGGCGGCCAGCGTCACGCTGCGGCCGTCCGCGCTGATCTCCTCGTCGACCGTGATCGGCAGCCCGGCGACCTCCGAACGCAGCGCCACCTGATCGACGGTCGCGCCGGAGTCCGACTTCAGCACCACGGCAGAACCATCCGAGGTCAGCTCGAACTTGCCGCTGTCGACCGACCAGGTGATGGTCTTGTCAGCAGGAGAAACGGTGGTGTTGTAGTTGATTCCGCTCACAACACCGGAAGTCGCGTCCCCCGAAGTCACCACGGCCGGATCATTCGCCACAGCGGGCTGACCATTGGCGGTAGCCGCGGTAATCCCCACCGCGGTGACAGCCATGAAAACGGCAGCAGTGATCTTTCCGAACTTCATTCTTTGAATTCCCTCCGCTTTGTCCGATCCCCTTGAACGGACACCCAGTGACCTTATCGTGTGTAATTCGTTGTGTTGCAAGTGGGTTGGGATATCAGCGAATCGGCTGATTGCTGACTACCCGTGATCGTGCGACGATTCTGGACCTGCTGATCGAATCACCAGCGGTTACAGCGCAATTCACGGATTCGCCCGGAGTGTGCTGGTATCCGTCGCTCGGGGCTGCCCGACGGGGAGATCGTGGGCGATGGATTACGAGTTCCGGTACCCCAGCGTCGCGGGCGCATCCTGACCGGATGCGACGACATCACGTCGAGGAGTCGCGAGAGGCGCAACGACCGCGAGCCCTGCTCAGGTTGACAAATCACCCTAATCTCGCGAGGGTGATGTGCGACGTTGTGGCAGCGGGCGGTCGAAGAGGTATGCGCGGGGGATGGATGCAGATTCCAGACGATGAGGTCCGGCGCCTAGTCGGCCGCAATTCTCGTGAGGTCCGGTGATGGCAGTCCAAGGTTTTTACAATCATTATGACGATCCAGATGAGTTCTGGGATGAAGAGCCGCTCCAACCACTCGACCGCTCGCCCAGAGATCCTGGTTCCGCAGCGATTTCGCTAACTCCGGTGGCAGCGCCGACTCCGGCGTCGAACCCAACTCCCAAACCACCGCGTGATGCGATGTCGCCCGGGTCTTCCTTCGTCACAATGCATCTCGACAACGGATTGCTCCCGGTCCGCGTGGAGCTCAGCCGCCAGTGGAGTCGCTATGTGGAGCCGCAAGATTCCGGGCTCGAGTTGATGCGTGCCTATCAGAACGCAATCGCCCAGCGGATAGCAGAACGATGCGCTACGTCGAGGACTATTCCGACATTGCAGTCCATCTCTGACGGCGCGGTTCCGCCGAGAAGGACCATGCTGATGGTGTTGCTGGAGACCGATAGCTGGGAACAGTACCAGGCGACGACCAGTGCATTGGTGGGCAGAGCCGAGTATCGGGCACACAGCAACGCAATGATCTACGGTGAGCCGGCCGTAGTAATCACCGCCGATAGAGTCCGTCTGGCATCCATCACAGTCCGGCAAGACTGGGCACAGCGGGTCATGCCCGAAGATATCGCCGACCAGATCTTGTGGTGCGCCGAGCAGATTCGTTCTATGCGTCCCAACCTGCGAGCTACCAAAGATTACTCCAGGTACTCCGATGAGGATCTCGAATTCAATCTCGCGCGACACAGTCAGCGACTGTTCGAAGACAGGATCATCTAGATGGCGACACCAAGTTCCGATCAAATTTATGCCGCTCTGGAACAGATGCGGGCTACCGCCAATTTGTGGGAAGTGGCAGCGTCGCACCTTGACAGCGCACTTTCCAAGACTGAGCTGGTGAAGTTCACGAATATTGAGGCAGGCGTTTTCGCTCTATCGTACAACAAGTATTCTCCGACGCCTACGTATGTGGGCGACCGAGCGCGGGAAGGCGCTGCGGCATGCCGGGAAGTCGCGGCGACTCTTCGAGACGTCGCAAATGTTTACGAAGAGGAAGACCGTCGCGGTGAGCACGCACTGCGCGGACTTTACTGACTAAGGGGGAGTAGTGGCGGTACCCGAGAATACGTTACCAGATCTAAATGCCAATATTGATGCGATTCAGAACAACAAGATCGAGATCGATGGACTTCCGCAGAAAGCCAACGATTCGTACGGAGAGTTGGTCAAGTGGATTCGAATCGGCGGCCACATAAGCTCAGGATTGAATCCTTTCGCGCACTGGGGTGTCGAAGAACTGGTCGACGAGATGTGGGAGAATCGGGATAAGGTCACCGAGTCTCTGAAAAGGATCATCGACAAGCTTGCCGAGCTTATAAAAGGTATCGGTGTACCGATTACCTTCATCAACTTTGCCGACGATTGGCGTAATATCGCTGGTGAGTTCACGCATGCCGGAAACGCATTCGGGGCGACTTCGTTGAAGTCTGACTGGCAGGGTATCGCAGCGGACCGTTACCGTGACATGCGCGATATTCAAGAAAAGGCATTCACGGCGATGCCGAAACTGTGCGAACAAGTGGCGCTGAGTCTCGAACAGGTCGCGGTCGATACCCTTGATCTGTATATCGCGATTGCAAAGAACACGCTGGACCTTGTTCACAATACAAAGCAAGCTCTGGCCGATATTGCGGAGAAGGGGCCGCTGGCCATCCTCGAGGCCGGCAACTTGGTTGAGGTTGTTCAAGGATTGGAGACCTTTATCTTCGACAATGTAACTAAAGTCGCGGAAACCGCGCAAAAACAGATGATCGAAGGTAATAGAATTGCGCAGGCCACTTCGGTGCAGGATGGAATTCCGAATAATAAGTGGCCGCCAGCGGTGACAAATCGGGTGGTCGATAATGGTGTAGTTGTCAACCCGGGTGAAGAGTACAGTGACGGCACCGTGACTGACGGGAATAATAAATGGTCGGTGAAGACCGATGTGGTGACCCAATGAGGAGGTTGCTGAAGCATCTCATCGTCGGGGCGATGGTTCCCGCATTGGCGGCTTGCTCTGGGGCAAGTATAGGAAACTCCGATTTGACGCCAGAACCCAGTGTGGCTACGTCGACTACAAGCAGCATTGCGCGGATTGATCGCACGGTGCGGGACCTTTGTAAACCGTTGCTCGAGTTTTTCGAAAATGAGTTGCGTCTGGTGAACGTGAAGTTCGGGCCAGAGGATAACCTGAATGCACCGTATGGAACATTCGGTTCCTGTTCAATAGTCGGTAGAGAGTCGCAGAATGGTTTCGCGCAGGTGTATGAGGGGGGTGGTCAGGAGGCATCATTCCTCGAGTCGGTGGGATTCAAGCGAATGGGTGGATACTCGGCGGATGTCTGGTTGCTGGATAAACGTCCTCGCAGGATCGAGGTATCAGTCCGTGTCGGGGACTGGATAGGCTCATTGAGGATTCACGCTGAATTGGCGTATACGGCTACTGGAAAACTAGACATCACCGATAAGATCGTCGACGACTCGGTGGAATTCATGATAAGGATCACACGCGAAATTCAGCAATGAGATCATTTCAAGCGCGGTGATTCGATTAACCCGCACTGCGCAGGTGGGCCTGCCCAGAAAAACATCCCTATGACAAGGTCTCATAGAGCACGGTAATTGTGCGGGATAGTGGTTGTCGCCGCGGGTTGTCGGGGAGCTATGGAGGCCGGTAGGGTTGCGGTAATCGCAGGGGGCGGGGGAGCCGGTCCGGTCTCGGCGAAAGTGTGGATGCTGGCGCCGGAGGATCTTGTGGTGATTGCACGGGCTGTTCGGGTGGGGTTGCTCGGGGTCGGGGCGGTGCTTGTTGCTGCGGGGTGTTCCTCGGCTACCGATGGGCAGGCTACGCCGGAAGGGGCTTCGGGGCAGGGGGCGGCGGCTGCGTCGACCACACCGTCGTTAGCGGCGGAGGCGCCGTCGGGGTTTGATCCCTGTACTGATATTCCGGCGTCGATCATCAAAGAAGAGGACATGCGGGCGGATTCGCCCGAGCATGGGAACGCCGACTACGACGGGTCACGCGGGATCAAGTGGCGTGGATGCGGATGGGCAGTGCCCGACGGTTACGCGGTTGGCATCACGACGACCAACTTGACTGTCGACATGGTTCGCGACAACAAAGAGTTCACGGTCCGCTGGGAGGACAGGATAGGTGGACGGCGGGCAGTCGCCATCAACACGGCTGACGAGAAGGATCCTCGGGCAAGCTGCACTCTGAATGTCGAGATGAAGGGTGGGAGCTTGGAGTTCTCGATGGACAACCCCGCGTCGCGGGATAAGACCGGGCACATGGACACATGTGAATTGGCTCGTGGCTTGGCGGAGAAGGTGGTGCCGCATGTGCCTGACGATGCCTGATCGGGATCGAACAATCATTCAGATACGGTGGTTCGAGGGGAGGAAGCGATGAGTGGTGACGAGCCG
This genomic interval carries:
- a CDS encoding DUF3558 domain-containing protein; its protein translation is MLAPEDLVVIARAVRVGLLGVGAVLVAAGCSSATDGQATPEGASGQGAAAASTTPSLAAEAPSGFDPCTDIPASIIKEEDMRADSPEHGNADYDGSRGIKWRGCGWAVPDGYAVGITTTNLTVDMVRDNKEFTVRWEDRIGGRRAVAINTADEKDPRASCTLNVEMKGGSLEFSMDNPASRDKTGHMDTCELARGLAEKVVPHVPDDA
- a CDS encoding FitA-like ribbon-helix-helix domain-containing protein codes for the protein MSMSIQIYDVPEPVYDAIAARAAARGQSMQDYLRALLEREFRARRNDDAWETMTGHRSLGVDAHEITAQIRAGRDSAE
- a CDS encoding glutamate synthase subunit beta, which produces MGDAQGFLKHTSRELPKRRPVPLRLMDWKEVYEENFSHQTLQRQASRCMDCGIPFCHNGCPLGNLIPEWNDLVYKDRWRDGIDRLHATNNFPEFTGRLCPAPCEASCVLGINQDPVTIKQVEVEIIENAFDEGWVAPVYPTRLTGKKVAVVGSGPAGLAAAQQLTRAGHTVTVFERADRIGGLLRYGIPEFKMEKRFIDRRLAQMEAEGTIFKTGVNVGVDITADELRERFDAIVLAGGATQARDLPIPGRELDGIHQAMEFLPWANRVQHGDPVTDAEGLPPIHARGKKVVIIGGGDTGADCLGTSHRQGAESVHQFEIMPRPPEERASSTPWPTYPLMYRVSSAHEEGGERVFSVNTERFVGKNGKVTGLEAHEVKMVNGRFEKVEGTDFTLEADLVLLAMGFVGPEKPGLLTDLGVGYDQRGNVQRDKNWATNIPGVYVAGDMGRGQSLIVWAIAEGRAAASAVDKFLEGETALPAPITPTMVAQR